The following proteins are encoded in a genomic region of Neospora caninum Liverpool complete genome, chromosome XI:
- a CDS encoding Proteophosphoglycan 5, related has protein sequence MEASLSTSITQGAVVAERLRREMESRDEKGVSFLVPEKESPSTGAATVKLSPLPETSALQKATTHCNIGTQVPSHKMSSLSSSSGGLFVVSENSQKNSDNLPSSANNSGNKLLSMAAQHTTTNSSPPPDTQEPDTGKKGTPDFSCSSAQKRVESNTGCCNSNETHDESRNDFQKIMPSPVSNVQGSVGKESTDDVSSMDKINENVNKSHDAAIRSEIKTTTSPAISHNCEVDASIILDPKRTSSPDTTEKSTNVETALKILKQGEACSSPRHELTLKAKHNPADSKSASLSIQAPNAVLTKQQTLPESSQTASLTPSFLSRRSSTMGAMPGDGSVELNPQKKAMSASKETDALVASLTSLSQSVTRNTSEGVLGGGADGRPNTAQSHNNITSNKNFFGNYPSFPLSGSHKSASTILTGLSTAYVTPGNGVDFGRMSQSAVVGASCAYASLANAMRKNEISGKNVPPAQMLSSQVPQSEEGYNNCNNTTAEYSSSFGKKAGISQERSWTAGVTEEYHRNSGEENYGNAQGIRTEDQALMLPLESIKSGGCNPANFINTADGVAGAISEHGAFQTHLGLSGATFQPGSTAAAAAAVLAQQESRPLLLTRFEMLEAYAKDISFAYLLSQVDLHEKHAFVQLSTLEAAFELVDKRRQLQDLHMGLVTAQQQSPSASAGASRSSPPARLAQGSTSQKLPHELQQQLSGVVSLPFDVPSPQSTTMAALFSAAAAAASCQASAEGGNTSALPAAVLQRLAPSKGASYNPSSSAQNSASLVSAAAQYVANTLLGPSGDPNDMTRVGIQSGHSITTKTGGCTFGSHAPSFSPSLQDSNPEGHASLNGEKAFLLQLLQHQQETSQQRSKTDVDRSQKSLQQPALLTETLMRAAAAAAGSKPSSHLQGGAEGVDGTGTTTGGSYARRQVQLQLQQLEELQKQQVGKGNQQRQQPQVSGTLEQHLFLQRKKPEPNTRMTQGVCTEIRSGQHLANSQGEDHGQLENMTFSQDGIPYPSCGLNLAADHVYNHSATLPSRSAALKVFQSYPSTDGPGSTGTILKNGGAKNGMQVIPFSNSNAEGNVMKDICTNGRKVPSNLFSQTLNTGSATLQHPASWARIPTSVAASSGSAPGTVLSMTREEDEERFASACREESSMGRANLLFELQQQRQHKSGGGCASLLPSLLSTESTTMCSQEAAMTATKTASNRMQIQTGAFHHHSLGVQPEYPEESDTSFPYSLTAVHRNGSMVGTKERDTDALYTSQQQHDLNAFLSISSNSKGLLTGTTKAVTSLGGATTTSTTPMTTSRSAQKTPFSTGMRFSVGADVSDTTFTGVVGSQESSAAMTSSGEATQQLLDVAATLMHKAVQETTDVEEIAQQLYQATRDLPQETVHELLLTLASRGGGHSSLGTSSGSSDTPKKPEEIGSTPLNPAATPFLVH, from the exons ATGGAGGCTTCCCTGTCGACGAGCATTACACAAGGAGCTGTCGTAGCAGAGCGCTTGCGCCGTGAAATGGAGAGCCGGGATGAAAAGggtgtttccttccttgtACCAGAGAAAGAATCTCCTTCGACGGGAGCAGCGACAGTGAAGCTGTCTCCACTGCCGGAGACATCTGCCCTCCAGAAGGCCACCACTCATTGCAACATCGGCACTCAAGTGCCCAGCCACAAgatgtcttctctctcgtcatCCTCTGGAGGGCTGTTTGTTGTTTCCGAAAACAGCCAAAAGAATAGCGACAATCTTCCTTCCTCCGCAAACAATAGTGGCAACAAACTTCTCTCCATGGCTGCCCAACACACCACAACGAACAGCAGTCCGCCGCCGGATACGCAAGAACCGGATACAGGAAAGAAGGGTACTCCGGATTTCTCATGTAGTTCTGCTCAAAAGAGAGTGGAAAGTAACACTGGCTGCTGCAACTCCAACGAGACGCATGATGAGTCTAGAAATGACTTTCAAAAGATCATGCCGTCCCCTGTCAGTAACGTTCAAGGCTCTGTTGGGAAGGAGTCGACCGATGACGTTTCAAGTATGGACAAAATTAACGAGAATGTCAATAAGTCTCACGACGCAGCAATCAGGTCGGAGATCAAAACTACGACCTCGCCTGCCATCAGCCATAACTGTGAAGTGGACGCATCAATTATCCTGGATCCGAAGCGAACATCTTCACCAGACACGACAGAGAAATCAACAAATGTTGAAACAGCGCTGAAAATACTGAAGCAGGGAGAAGCATGCTCTTCTCCACGCCACGAACTTACGCTCAAAGCGAAACACAATCCCGCTGATAGCAAAAGTGCTTCATTGTCGATACAAGCCCCCAACGCTGTTCTTACCAAACAGCAGACTCTACCAGAAAGTTCGCAGACAGCGTCTTTAACAccatcttttctctccagaagAAGCAGTACGATGGGGGCGATGccaggagacggaagcgtGGAATTAAACCCCCAGAAGAAGGCAATGTCAGCAAGCAAAGAAACAGATGCTCTCGTTGCCAGTCTGACTTCTTTATCACAATCCGTGACTCGAAACACGAGCGAAGGCGTTCTGGGAGGAGGGGCAGATGGCCGACCTAACACTGCTCAAAGCCACAACAATATTACCTCAAATAAGAACTTTTTCGGGAATTATCCTTCATTTCCTCTATCCGGCTCTCACAAAAGTGCCAGCACTATTCTCACCGGCTTATCAACCGCGTATGTCACACCAGGGAATGGAGTGGACTTTGGCCGCATGAGCCAGTCAGCTGTAGTGGGCGCTTCTTGTGCATACGCCTCTTTGGCAAATGCCATGCGAAAGAACGAAATTTCCGGGAAAAATGTACCTCCAGCGCAAATGTTGAGTTCACAAGTGCCCCAGAGTGAGGAAGGCTACAATAACTGCAACAATACCACAGCAGAGTATAGCAGCAGCTTTGGGAAGAAAGCAGGTATTTCGCAAGAGCGAAGTTGGACAGCAGGCGTCACCGAGGAATACCATCGGAACTCCGGTGAAGAGAACTATGGCAATGCGCAGGGAATTCGTACAGAGGACCAGGCACTCATGTTGCCTCTCGAAAGCATTAAATCCGGTGGGTGCAACCCGGCTAACTTCATAAATACCGCTGATGGAGTTGCTGGAGCGATTAGCGAGCACGGAGCCTTCCAAACTCACCTAGGACTGTCCGGGGCAACTTTCCAACCGGGGAGTACAGCTgccgcggcggctgcagtgCTCGCTCAGCAAGAGAGTCGTCCCCTTCTTCTTACACGTTTTGAGATGCTCGAGGCGTACGCCAAAG ATATTTCATTTGCGTACCTGTTGTCGCAGGTTGATCTCCACGAGAAGCACGCATTTGTGCAACTGAGCACCCTTGAGGCTGCGTTCGAACTGGTCGACAAGCGCCGACAACTTCAG GATCTTCACATGGGTCTGGTAACTGCCCAGCAACAATCGCCTAGTGCATCCGCCGGCGCAAGTCGCTCATCGCctccggcgcgtctcgctcaAGGCTCAACCTCCCAGAAACTCCCGCACGAACTTCAACAGCAGTTATCTGGAGTTGTGTCTCTTCCATTTGACGTTCCCTCTCCGCAGTCCACTACAATGGCAgctctgttttctgcagcTGCGGCAGCAGCGAGCTGTCAAGCATCTGCGGAAGGAGGGAACACTTCGGCTCTTCCTGCTGCCGTTCTGCAAAGGCTGGCGCCTTCCAAAGGCGCAAGTTACAATCCATCCAGTTCTGCCCAGAATTCCGCGTCGCTGGTGTCGGCAGCAGCTCAGTATGTGGCAAACACTCTGTTGGGTCCTTCAGGCGACCCTAACGATATGACACGAGTTGGCATCCAAAGTGGCCACTCAATCACAACAAAAACAGGTGGATGCACGTTTGGCTCTCACGCCCCATCATTTTCTCCGTCACTTCAGGACAGCAATCCCGAAGGGCACGCATCTCTTAATGGCGAGAAAGCGTTCCTCCTGCAGCTGCTTCAACACCAGCAGGAGACAAGCCAGCAGCGCAGTAAAACCGACGTGGACAGAAGCCAAAAATCTCTGCAACAACCGGCACTGTTGACGGAGACACTCATgcgcgcagccgcagcggctgcaggcTCCAAGCCTTCTAGTCACCTTCAAGGGGGAGCCGAGGGAGTGGACGGGACAGGGACAACTACAGGAGGCAGCTACGCTCGAAGACAGGTACAGCTCCAGTTGCAGCAACTTGAAGAGTTGCAGAAACAGCAGGTGGGGAAGGGGAACCAACAGCGACAGCAGCCTCAGGTATCTGGAACTCTTGAACAGCATCTTTTTCTTCAGCGGAAGAAGCCAGAGCCGAACACTAGGATGACACAGGGCGTTTGTACGGAGATCAGAAGTGGACAGCACCTGGCAAATAGTCAAGGCGAAGACCACGGACAACTTGAG AACATGACATTTTCTCAAGACGGCATCCCATATCCGTCTTGTGGCCTTAACCTAGCGGCTGATCACGTCTACAACCACTCGGCAACTCTTCCATCTCGTTCCGCCGCATTAAAAGTCTTCCAAAGCTACCCCAGCACCGACGGACCTGGAAGCACAGGCACGATACTGAAGAACGGAGGAGCGAAAAACGGCATGCAGGTGATACCATTCTCTAACAGCAACGCAGAGGGAAATGTAATGAAAGACATCTGCACAAACGGCAGGAAAGTGCCGTCGAATCTGTTCTCACAGACTTTGAACACAGGAAGTGCGACACTACAGCATCCCGCTTCCTGGGCCAGAATCCCCACAAGCGTTGCCGCATCTTCTGGAAGTGCTCCGGGTACGGTTTTGTCAATGACtcgcgaggaagatgaggagcGCTTCGCATCTGCCtgccgagaggaaagcagtATGGGGAGAGCAAATCTCCTGTTTGAGCTGCAGCAACAAAGACAGCACAAAAGCGGGGGAGGATGCGCCAGCctgttgccttctctcctttcaaCAGAAAGTACAACCATGTGTTCTCAAGAAGCGGCGATGACGGCGACCAAAACTGCCAGCAATCGTATGCAAATCCAAACAGGCGCTTTCCATCATCATAGCTTAGGTGTACAACCCGAATATCCAGAGGAGTCTGATACATCTTTCCCTTACTCGCTCACAGCCGTACACAGGAACGGGAGCATGGTAGGaacaaaggaaagagacacagatgcTCTGTACACTTCCCAGCAACAACATGACCTAAATGCTTTTCTTTCCATCAGCTCCAACAGCAAAGGGCTTCTTACAGGGACGACAAAGGCAGTCACTTCCCTAGGGGGCGCTACTACAACTTCTACAACGCCAATGACAACTAGCCGGAGTGCCCAAAAAACTCCGTTCTCCACTGGAATGAGGTTTTCTGTCGGAGCAGATGTGTCGGACACTACTTTTACAGGAGTTGTAGGTTCTCAGGAAAGCTCGGCTGCTATGACGAGTagtggcgaggcgacgcagcagcttctcgatGTGGCCGCAACTCTCATGCACAAGGCTGTACAGGAAACTACTGATGTCGAAGAAATTGCACAG CAACTCTACCAGGCAACGCGCGATCTCCCACAGGAGACGGTCCACGAGCTACTTCTTACACTGGCGAGCAGAGGGGGAGGCCATTCAAGTCTCGGTACCTCATCTGGTTCGAGTGACACACCGAAGAAACCGGAAGAAATCGGCAGCACACCATTGAACCCCGCAGCTACCCCATTTCTCGTCCATTAG